The genomic region ggctcagtgggttaaagcatctgccttcggctcaggtcatgatcccagggtcctgggatcgagccccaaattgggctctctgctcagcggggaacctacttcctcctctctctgcctgcctctctacctacttgtgatctctgtctgtcaaataaataaaatctttaaaaaaaaatttgcaaatccaAATATTTTCCTCATAGAAATACTGTCGCATAATGTGATTAGGCTCTGTGATGTTCATGGAAGTCTTTTATGGATTAAATAAACCTTTGTAGGCTAACCTGAACACCTATCCACTAATCATGACCGTGTTTCtatgaatatatttcaaagaaCTAATCTCCAAGCAAACTTCTGAAATACTAGCAATTTGTAAGTCATTATATGTAGTTGCTGCTATTAACACAAAAATGTTAGAGGAGTGATAGTGATCATTCTAGGCTCACTAATTTCAAGTTTCCAAATAGTGTTCTGCCTAACACTAATGTCTTAAAGTTCCCACTACCACTCACCTGTAAGTTCCTAAAACTGTTAAGaccaagaaaacttttttttttttaaacaaacatttactaGTACTGGGAAGTTCTGAGGAACTCGCTGTTTTGAGAGAAACTGCTCTAAGTCACACAATCAATCTTCTTGACCATTTGGCTTTTAGATGGCTCCTTCTGtagtatttatttctaaaaattaaaagcattattttaggCCAAATAAAAAGCAAGTTAGTAAATCTACTAGGCTTTCTGCCAGGTAGCAATACAAATAGATATCAATCAGTCATCAATGATTTGTACCCAAGAATTATAAGTTTTCTCCCATTTAATTAGTCaaaactgaacttaaaaaaagaacccaaaaacTAAGTTAAAGAAAAACTGTGTGGCTCATCTCTCTCAATCAAATTAATACCCACAGGCTGCTTTTTAATTCATCATCTTTTACCATCCAGTCAGAGTAAAGAAGTAGTTTTTTTCCAGAGTTCTCAAGTTGTAAGTCAGAAAAATCCTGGCAATAAAGAGGATAAATGAAGCCCCCATTCCTGACCAGCTAtgttttcctaagaaaataaggTATATTACCAAAGGTCCAatgttttttctctcaaaaaatgaaCCAATCCAActataaaaaacacaaatcacattttaaaaaaagattttatttatttatttgtcagagagacagagagggatacagagggagaaagcataagcaggacgagctgcaggaagagagagatgcaggctccctgctgagcaaggagcccactgcaggactcgatcctaggaccctgggatcatgacctgagccaaacgcagatgcttaaccaactgagccacccaggcgtcccacaaattAAATTTCAGTTAAGATTTAGCAACAGATAAAATTGCTTCCTGTTTCAGCATATACTACCCAGTTCTGCTCAAGAAATCATACATAATTCTCCAAACAGAAACTGAAACTATAAGATCCATATTATAGATTAAAGAAACACTCCACAGTCTTTAATTTAATGTATGTATCATGAGAATACTCCAAATTGCTTGAGTGAATTATcaattataattctttttgaaATTACATTTGATCAACTAAAACCTGTGTAAACCTTCAAAATTCTTTCACAAATCTCTGCTGcaatgaaaatttctttattcCAAAAGTGACCAAGAGGAGAATTTCATGACACATTCATTGAAAGCAAGGATCTCCATAATAATTTTAGACTTCTTATACTAAAGTAAATAAGTCAGGATATGATGTTACCTAACCTTGAATATCCTATTTGAAAACAGGTGTTATATATAGGTTTTATAGTTTGAGTATAACTATATTTCATATACACAAAAAAGTCTGTTGAAATGGTATTGATGGCTGCATATACTTCCTTAGTTCAGCAAGTTCAATTTCTGAAATCTCCTAACTACAGTTAGAGCTACCATATCTTGCCAATTAGGTTGCCAATATGCATTTAGATCTATTACCAACTCCTAGAAGAACTTCTTTACCCTTCTGATAAACTAGGTATGTTCTATCTGGGAAGAACCGAAAGTACAGAACAGACAGTtataatttcaaatgaaaaatttagGCCAGCAAACATAAGCATTATAATTAAGGATAACTGTTCACTCTGCAAAGTGTGTCACaactatttttaaacatataggGGGGTCTGCCCTGAAGCCTATGTCTGATCTACTCCCTGAACTTTGTCCCTGGACTAAGCATGACACAAAATTAAGAATTCTTAGAAGGGACCCAGTGTAAATTAAAAGCACTAacaacttgggatgcctgggtggctcagtgttaagcggctgccttctgccttctgaacccagtatcctgggatggagtcccacatcaggctccttgcttcgcaggaagcctgcttctccctctgcctctgcctgccactctgcctgcctgtgcctgggtgctctctctgacaataaataaaataaaatcttaacaaatatatatacttaaaagcaCTAACAACTTAATCCACATTCTTAATCAAAAAGCGATGGCTTGTTTTTTAACTTACGGAACATACATTCAAAAAAGCTGATATTCAGGACCTGTGTTTGACAAATAGTCACTGAGGGCATACCATATGCGAAGTACTACTAGGTGCCAAACACATACATGATAGGGAACAAAACAAGTATGTTCCTTGACTTCAGAGAAGTTGCTGTTTAGAGAGGAAGGAAGACCTTAGAaagacattaaataataataataaaagaaaataaatcattttgtggCATTTCTTGTTTGTACTGCGGCCCTCTCAGTGGGTAACTGTGATCACGCCCTTCTCTTTAGGGGTATTCTGCAGAGAAActcaagtttttgtttaattaCCAATCAGTTGTAGCTAGGAGAAATAGACATAGGATGATAGACAATTTGATAAACTTCATCATGAAAGCTATCACGGTATTTATACCAAGAAGTACAAAATATTCGTTTATATATGCATGTCGACAGGATAACTTATATTCATAGGGTGGGAATTCAGCCAGTAATTTGTTTTACAGAATTCGGTTCATAACAAAAATCCATAATGgtggcgcgcgcgcgcgcgtgcacacgcgcgcatacacacacacacacacacacacactccatctTTTCAACTGAACTTATCCTAAACTTTTTTTGAAAACCTCAGTGCTCCAGTGTGCAATGTTACttcaattaaattattatttggagaataggatctataatgaacttcatttatattttaagatctGCAATGAATTTACATTCAGGTTAACCTTCAGTGTGAATTATTTCCAGGTACAGCTTCTGTTCCGCTAGGCGATTGAAAGTATACTTTTGAAGGTATTCAGATAAGTAAGGAAGTGGGAGGAAAGGGGCGGGCGAGGAGTAAAAGTTCCCGAAAGATAACACCATACCTCGCCAAATTTAAACGCACCCAATATTCCAACACGGCCTTACGACCGGAGTTTTTTGCTGCCTACTTCGTTTCCTGCATATTTGAAATGATATTAattggtaaatatatttttaaaccattccttcccccctttttctgaaatatttgaacACGTTCCTTCGTAGCTTGTGTTATTTCTGCGTCTAGTAATAATATTCTGATACAATTGTATATCCTTGgggattctttttcttcctcaacaGTTACAATACCACATTATTATGTCAGGTGCCACAGTCACCGCCTTACAGAAGTTAGTACTTTCTGGCCAAGTAACTTCTTTTAACTTTCTAAAACGAAATACCCAAGAGGCGGTATCCTTACCGGATCGTCCGCGTTTCCCAAGGTCCTACCTGTTGCGGGGACGTGGTCTGAAAGGATGAATCAGATTTGCCTACTGcgtcctttcccttttccaccCACTGTCCCTCTCGCTTTCCGCCGCGACTCCCGAACGCACGTCACCCCAGCCGGTCCAAACTCTATGGCCCTGCCCTCAAACGGCGGGGACCCCCAGCCTGGGAATGGAccttggggagtgggggaagggcgtGCCCCGACCGGACTGACCCAACGTGCATCTCCTACTTCCAGTAAAGTCAAAGGAGCGCGCAAGCAATGCCCTGAAAGAGAAGGCGcgccggaaaaaaaaaaaatactttaactcCGCTTCAAACCTGGAACACAGAGATCTGGGGCGGCCGGACAACAAGAGCAAACCAACTTGCTCCCGGGTTCTCTCCTCCATCCCCGCCTCTCCTCAAGTGGTCCAATTCTCTTTCGCTTCCTCCCGGTAGCTCCGGAGGCACGTGGTcgctccccgccctgcccccgcCGCGCCCCTCCCAGCCTTCCAGTCCTCCGGCCCTTCCTCCCAACGctgctctcttcccctttccGTTTTCTCTTCCGCCCCCGCTCTCCATCGTCCTTTTTGATTGGTGGAGCGCACCGGAGCCTGGTTGGCCAATCGGCGAACAGGGCTTGCGGTGATGGGCGTGGCCGCGGCTCCGGGGCCCTCAGATCGAGGCTGCCTCCCCCTTCTCAGCCGGCAGCACATTCCGCCGCCGTTGCCGCCGCCCGGCCCCGCAGTTGTCTTCGCCGGAGCTGCGGTCGCGGTGGGGTTAgggcggggggggcgggcggggaaaggaggagaaggcCGCGGCGGAGGCAggtgagaggaggaaggaagcggCGGCCCGGCGGGCATTGCAGCTCAGGCGGCGGCCCGGTTCCTGGGAGTGTCGGTGCGGCGTGGTGGTTGGGGCGGATCCCGCGGGGCCCGGGCGGGGGAAGGAGTCACCGGCCCGGCCATGGCGGACAACGAGAAACTGGACAACCAACGGCTCAAGAATTTCAAGAACAAAGGCCGCGACTTGGAGGTAAACTCGGGGGCGCcggaggggtgggggctgtgggcCTCGGGCCGATCTCCGCCGGGACTCCCGAGTGTGGGGAGTAGGGGCGGGTGCCGCCGCCGGGCCGCGGGGGAATGGCGCTGGGGGCCGGCCAGTCCGTGACGCCTCTGCGAACGCGCCGGGAAGTTTGTGTCGGGCCTGGTCCACCTCCGCCCGGGAGCGAGGTGCTGGGGTACGGCCGACGCGGCCTAGGCCTGCCCCGGGAAGCCGGCCCGGCGCGGGTATGAGGGGCTGGGCCGCGCGGCGGGGAGGCCGGGCGCGGCGTGTGCGGAGGAGGCGTGCGTGTGCCGCGCTGCCCCGGCCGGGCTGCGGCCCCAGCCCCGGCAGCGGCGGCGATTCCGGCTCTCTCCCGGGCCGCGACGTCTGGCGCCGCGAGGAGGgcggtgggaggtgggggggacgAGTGTGTGGCGACCGAGTGGGGCTCGGAACTTCCCCTGCGGGGTCCGAGTCGTCTCCACTTAAAGGCATTTTTTCTGGTCTTCCCGACTCCCGCTttacccctgcctccccccaatATCCAAACTACAGGAGTCAACTTCTCCGTTGAAAAAAACACCCCCGGCGTGAGAGGCCATCCTGATGATGCTAACAGTGCCTTCCAGCGGCCTGTGTTTTACTCTGGATATAGCTGATTGAAGATGTGGCTCACGGTGTGCCCTCTTCCAGGCAAAGAATACCCCTTATTTCAGCTTGCTCACAAATCTCTTTATCCCCTCCTGAGAGACCACCAGCTGCATTCTTACATATAAAGTCCACAGGGTtatacaaagctgtcatcctctaGTCTACAGTATcctttccctccacctgctggtggtggtagtgggggatggggtgggctATGGAATGGCACCATCacgttttattattttaaaaaggtgaaaaaaaaacccttcacagTTTCTTCGATACAGCTTTTCCCGAGGTTGTTAGGCTACATGAGGTGTGTGGgtaaaacatacacaaatcacAGAATTTTGATAGAAGACTTCTTCCCTTTAGTTTTAAGAGTCtaggtaaatctttttttttttttttttttaatgcttgcaTCCTGTATCTGAATCAGGAGTTTAGCTTATAAAAGATTAGTGGTcaagttgtattttttatattgtccCTGTGTCCTTTCTAATACTAAAATCTTGAAATTCCTATCACCTGTTTCTAAACTTTGAGCATTTGCTTAACTgagatagtaattattttttgagcTTTTCACAAAGCCATTCAATCTCTAAGGtagtttgtgttgtttttagtGGGTTTTGTAGTTTGAGGATGTATTAAATATCTGGGGCTCTGGCTGTAATTCTGTGATTGTTTTAAGGTTAATGTGAGATATCCTGTGATCCTTTTTTTagtgaaaaaattttaacatttttattgaagtaattcACATGCCATCCTTACTACTTTAAATGTACaatttatgattttcttcattaaatttacCTAGTTGTGTAATGATGTAATGAAACTTTTTTGCTAATATCAATATTTAGAatgaaaagaattacaaaatttaaaaacataaatacccTAGGTTATGAAATTCCAAAAAACAGCTATTAGATGCTTGACAGTTTCTAATCATTTCCCCCATGTACATTTCTGgctgcgtttttttttttttttttttttaaacagcttcattGAGCTGTAATTCATATACTGTACAGTTCACCTATTTAAAGTGGCTTTTGGTGTTTTCACATAATTTTGCAACCATTAGCACAGTCAACTCAGGACATCtttatcatttcaaaaagaaatcctAACTCATGGGTAATCTCTGTTGCCCATTACTCTCTTGTCTGTCTTGATTTGCCTGTTCCGggtatttcctataaatggaattatacaatgtatgatcttttgtgactgacttcttttagGTAGCATAATGCTTTCAGGGTTCACACATGTAACAAAAATATAACAATGCCTCCTTCCTTTTTGTGGATGAAAaatatgctgaataatattccagcctatggatataccacattttgtttatccattcatcagttgatggacatttgcattgtttccacTCTAACTGTTATGTgaaatgctgctatgaacatttgtgtacacatTTTCATGTGGACTTGTTTTCAAGCCCTTTGATTATATACCACTGAGTAGAATTagtgggtcatatggtaactttaTGTGTAACCTTTTCTGGGATTGCCAGACTGTTATAGTggtcctttttatttgtttgtttttgttttgttttgtaaattgaTATTTCCTCTTACTGTGAATTTCTCATTACTTTAGTCAAAATAATATTGTGCTGACTCTGTTGAAACAATATTataggtgattttaaaaaaataactataaatacaCATTAACCAGATTTTTTTGAGACGTTTATAGGGCCTATGGGCATCCCTGATGACTTTGATAACCCTGTGTGTACTAAAGGAATAGGGATCTTTTCACTTAAGGAAATGACTTGACTCTAATTGAAGTTATACTTTCTCCTCACTTAAAGTCACATATACCTGTAATGAAAtagcaacttcttttaaaattcttacaaaaCACTAGAATGgtctatttgtatttattaattacatGTATATCTGTGTTCCTCAGAATACTTACTATGCCCATAACCATGCCCTCCAAATATGGTTACTCTGTTTTGCCACAACAGATTCTAAGAAAATACTGCTTTTGGTTTAGGTCTTAATGATGACATCTGTTTCATTGGGAGGTTTTGTAAAGGAGTAtggacctggggcacctggttaagcatctgccttcagctcaggtcatgatcctaggatcctgggttGGAGCTctggcccatgtcaggctctgctcagtggggagccttctcctctctttcctctccacaagttttctctgttgctgtctcttcaaataaataaataaaatcttaaaaaaaaaaaaaaaagtatgggccATCACTGTCCAGTGAATTGTATTTAATCCAGTACATCCAAGATACCAGTATAACATCAGCaatgtaaacaaatattttttttaaaatttttttttaatttatttgacagacagagatcacaagtaggcagagaggcaggcagagagagaggaaggtaagcaggctccctgcggagcagagagccctgtgctgggcttgatcccaggaccctgggatcatgacctgagccgaaagcagaggccttaacccactgagccacccaggcacccaaatattgggatagtttatattcttttcatagtaagtcttcaaaatccagtttgtattttcatttaaagtgTATCTCAATTTGTACTAGCTACATTTTGACTGCTTAATAGCCACATGAAGCTATTGGCTCTCTTACTGGGCAGCACAGATACAGAACAACATAGAATGAGGTAATCGTACCATTTTTCAGTTTGATCTGACATTGTTTGGTTTGAAATAGAGTACAGAGTCCGAGAGTTTAGTGTAATCTGCTGATCTCTAACTTTATGGATGACCTTGAGAGAGTCCGTCAGTCTTAGGATTCTTTAATCTGTTAAAATAGAGGTACTTGACATCTGCTTTATTAGTGTTGTGAAAATTAATAGGTTGATGTTAGGAGGATGCCTAGCCGTTGTCTGAGCATTTTATCACTTTTAGATTTTCTGCTTGGGGGTTAGGGTGATTTAATAGGATTCATTGCAGTTGATTCTTTTACTCCCTTGTTTGCAATTggctctttgttttttctctgtgtcCATACAGAATTTAAGTTACATTGAATTTATAATTAAAGGGGAAAGTTTTTAATGTAGAGCTCTGTAATTACTTACTGAAGGGCAGTTTGACCACAAGGAATTGTTGACCCTTCTAAAGTCACAATTTCTAAGTGTTAGAAGTTGAAACTGATTCAGAGCTTTCAAAATGATACTCATTTTTATGTTTCAGTAAGGTACCTTTCCAAAATGTGGTCATGCTAAGTTTTTGAAACATAAAAGCATTAAAGAATTAGGCTTTATGTCAGTATCCATGTAAAATAATTTACGGGAATTCTTAGATGATACTCAAAGCTAGGCAGCTTTCTTGCAGTTTGGTAGAGGATCATCATTATTAGTTTGAGAAAAGTAACTGTAGACAGGATACACTGAACTCTGCACAGGAAATGGGTAGTGATCAAACTTCAAATAAAATAGTTGTCAGAATAAACCAAATATAGCTCATCTAGTTTGTTTTAAAACTGGAAGGGGGATTCTTTTGTAGACTTTCCAATAAATCTGTGTGATTTTTATAGAAGTTCTGAGAGTATCCAAGTTCTAATGGAGCATAAATTGTTGGACGATAATTAGATCATCTAAAATacaactttaaggaaaaaacttaccctaaaaataaaagaataatcaaaAATTAAATGGCTGGAAACTTGTGATTGTCCACACAACATAAAATATGCAGTGAGCTTGAATTCTGCTTGGTTGGTAAGAGTTTAATAAATTGATCAGctaatttgttgttgttaaatggCTTTGGTAGTTTATAACTATACGGAGTGAAAGGCATTGTTAAGCTGTTAAGTCTTGTTAACTTTTAGACACTGACCTCTCTCATCACAAATCTTGGAACATATTTGCTATACTTAAAATAACTACAGTCTAATTTTTCATATAATGGTCCAAGCATGTGACAATATGAAATATCTGATAGAAGTATagttagaaatgaaataattgtttttgtgCTTTCCTGCCAGCTTTCCTGGTTTTATAAGGCAGTCAGTTTCAGAATTTCTTCATTGATAATTTTCTTTGCGATATCaaaatatctccatttttcaTAGTCTCTAGTATGTCAAAGGAATATATATACAAGATGGGAAGAGTTGTAGGAGTGATTTAGCTTTAAAGGGATGAATGTACTTtagaaaaaatgtgtatgtagTTTTAAAGCATTGATCTTTAATTAATCTGATGGTTAATGTGGGTcctcaaaaaatacatattttgggggggcacctgggtggctcagtggattgaggtctctgctcagcagggagcctgcttcccttcccctctctgtgcctgcctctgcctacttgtgatctctgtctgtcaagtagttaaataaaatcttttttaaaaataatacacgtttttaaaatattttatttattttttgacagagagagtcaatagcaagagagggaacataagcggggggagtgggagagggagaacaggctcctGTGgcgcagggagccccatgcagggcttgatcccaggaccctggatcatgacctgtgccgaaggcagatgcttaacagttgagccacccaggtcctcaaaatatttttaaatgttttctggagCAGCATTTATCTACTTAAGGACTGTAGTGATAAAATGAGAGTTTGTTGTCAAGTCTAATCTTGAATGATGATTTTGGTACTTGCTGGTTTAGTTTGGAACAGAGAGGTATGATTGAAACACATACTGTATATGCTTTTAATTGTGTTCTCATTTCTCTCAGTGTAATAACAGGAATGATtccttttatagaagaaaaatctcTAGTTAAGTGACTTTATAGCATCACATTTAAGGGAATGATTTTAATTCAGGTATGTGTCAAAGTAAAGTCTGTATATTTAAACCGTACCATATTACCTATTCTTAACTTCTTTCAACCTTGACACAGGTCTCAAAGTTGGTTAAAAGATTATAGTAAATGCATAGTCCATAGGATATAGTAGGTATTCAGTGTTTCCTTTTTGTCCCAGAGATTTTTGGAAATTGTGTATCTTTTGTGGACTTTAAACTCTAGAGAACACATTTATAGGCTTTCCATTTAGATTTAGTAAAAGACAGGGTTAGGggagactcctttttttttttttttataattaatgtaaGAACAATCTTTATATGGCACctacttaaataagaaaaatatatatttgcttctAATGGCcttaatttggaagttttcaaaGCTTTGGGGGCTGAAGACCTGTTCATGCTTGTTAAAAATTAGGGACCTCAAAGAGCTTTGTTTGTAGGTTTATGTCAgtatttatcatttcaaaagaaaacaccatttcagaaattaaagctaatgatttaagaaatattaactcataaaaaataatgaagctattttatatatacataaatttgtaatgaaaaataacctaaaactttggtgagacttttttttttttttttcaaaaacttaggtgaaaagaatgaatgtgtttaacatttttttgaggTCTCTTTTATGTTTGGCTAAGAAAAGATAGTTGGATTGTCATAcctgtttctgtcttttgtgaTAATGCTGTTTTggttgaaatatatgaaaaatacccAACTTCACATAGGCAGTTGGAAAGGGAGGGTATTTAGGGTTAGAGTaaatagccttttcagataattatGGAAATTTTTGTTTGATACTGTATTATAACTCTACCAAATAGTAGTTTCTCAAGTTTAGTTGTAATATGGAATGTTAAGCCATATCGGTGAGCCTTTCATACTCTGTTATGTTAAAATGTATAGGTCTGTCTTATGCTTGGAATCTTTTATCATGGCCTGATTTTATGACAGCATgtattggtcatttggaaaatagtaGTTCACAGAGTTATGCAAATCTTCCAAATGCTGACACATTTTATTGTATAGTGAAAATTCACAATTATTGTCAATTAGTGTCACCAAACAGTTCatcagaaaaatgttaaatgttggAAATTGGTGAAGCTCACAGTGGTAGATACAGGTTTTCCAGAATTCttattttcacttgaaagctTTAATTTTATCATTAGCAAGAAACACTATAAGTTTTTTTCCTTGAAGCCATAAACTCACTTTGCTCATTTTTGTGAAAACATCTGCTAGACACTGTCTGAATAGCCATAATTTGTCTGTCAGTcgttctttcaagtaaaaatggtgtTCCATGAAAAAATGGTAGTTCAATTTGCAACTCAGTCATGAAAAACTTTTCTTGAGATAGTCATCATACTGCAGAAGTGGGTATGCTGCAGAAGTAGTTTATATGTAATCCCCATTTTatcacaaaattttagaaaaggcaGGTTTTTAGTAAAGGTAGTTTTTTACTGTTTCATCAAGGACATTAAGTGAACCAGCctttttttgttgcctttttttttttaaactgaaatacaGTAATTACTCATACAGCATGATGGCATTGCCTTAATTCA from Mustela erminea isolate mMusErm1 chromosome 1, mMusErm1.Pri, whole genome shotgun sequence harbors:
- the LOC116590577 gene encoding wiskott-Aldrich syndrome protein homolog, yielding MPAGPPLPSSSHLPPPRPSPPFPARPPRPNPTATAAPAKTTAGPGGGNGGGMCCRLRRGRQPRSEGPGAAATPITASPVRRLANQAPVRSTNQKGRWRAGAEEKTERGREQRWEEGPEDWKAGRGAAGAGRGATTCLRSYREEAKENWTT